The proteins below are encoded in one region of Belonocnema kinseyi isolate 2016_QV_RU_SX_M_011 chromosome 3, B_treatae_v1, whole genome shotgun sequence:
- the LOC117169198 gene encoding methyltransferase N6AMT1-like isoform X1 — METPLVRLSDEESETVYEPSEDSFLLIDALEADLNSIEVIMPGICLEIGSGSGVVITALAMALHDRFPSYFMACDINPHACKVTKRTSSTNSTKVDIIQMDLVTNLLPRNLFDIIVFNPPYVVTEPLEVFDERLISKTWAGGLEGRQVMERLFVHIPDLLSEKGIFYLLVIKENDPEYIIQNFRNLSMMGSIIAERKIRGEHLYVIKFVKNDGQL; from the coding sequence ATGGAGACTCCTCTTGTGAGATTGTCAGATGAGGAAAGCGAGACAGTTTACGAGCCATCGGAAGATTCGTTTCTTCTCATAGATGCACTGGAGGCTGATTTGAATTCTATAGAGGTCATCATGCCAGGTATTTGTTTAGAAATCGGTAGCGGTTCTGGTGTCGTCATCACTGCATTAGCTATGGCTCTTCATGATCGATTTCCATCGTACTTTATGGCCTGCGATATAAATCCCCATGCTTGCAAAGTTACAAAAAGAACAAGCAGCACAAATTCAACAAAAGTTGATATAATCCAAATGGATTTAGTGACTAATTTACTTCCGAGAAACTTGTTTGATATTATCGTTTTCAATCCTCCCTACGTTGTCACAGAACCTCTCGAAGTTTTTGacgaaagattaatttcaaaaacctGGGCGGGTGGACTGGAGGGTAGACAAGTAATGGAAAGATTATTCGTGCACATTCCAGATTTGCTATCAGAGAAGggcattttttatttacttgtgaTCAAAGAAAACGACCCAGAGTacattatacaaaatttcaggaatttgagTATGATGGGTTCTATTATAGCTGAAAGAAAAATCAGAGGCGAGCATTTATacgtaataaaatttgttaagaatgaTGGACAGCTGtga